A genomic region of Burkholderia humptydooensis contains the following coding sequences:
- a CDS encoding acyl-CoA dehydrogenase family protein → MDFSPSARGRELSERIAGFMRDEIAPVEARYVEQLTGSADWRRWRQPDVMETLKAKARAAGLWNLFLPEVGHGGAGLSNAEYAPLAELMGHSFIAPEVFNCNAPDTGNMEVLARYGSPEQRRRWLEPLLAGEIRSAFCMTEPEVASSDATNMRATARIEGDEVVLNGRKWWSTGIGHPLARVVIFMGLTDPEAEPHRRHTMVLCPLDAPGVKIERMLPVFNAYDEPSGHGEVSFTNVRLPASNVILGPGRGFEIAQGRLGPGRIHHCMRALGAAEKALTLLCARATARTAFGKPLVKLGGNGDIVANLRMAIEQARLLTLKAAWTIDTQGVKAALSLISQIKVVVPAVAQQAADAAIQIHGGAGLSNDFPLAALYAYARVLRIADGPDEVHRAVVARLEVKRQLAAAEAAA, encoded by the coding sequence GTGGATTTCTCCCCTTCGGCCCGCGGCCGCGAACTGAGCGAGCGCATCGCGGGCTTCATGCGCGACGAGATCGCGCCCGTCGAGGCGCGCTATGTCGAGCAATTGACGGGCAGCGCCGACTGGCGCCGCTGGCGGCAGCCCGACGTGATGGAAACGCTGAAGGCGAAGGCGCGCGCGGCCGGCCTCTGGAACCTGTTCCTACCCGAGGTCGGGCACGGCGGCGCGGGGCTGTCGAACGCCGAGTACGCGCCGCTCGCCGAGCTGATGGGGCACTCGTTCATCGCGCCCGAGGTGTTCAACTGCAACGCGCCCGACACCGGCAACATGGAGGTGCTCGCGCGCTACGGCTCGCCCGAGCAGCGCCGCCGCTGGCTCGAGCCGCTGCTCGCGGGCGAGATCCGCTCGGCGTTCTGCATGACGGAGCCGGAGGTGGCGTCCTCGGACGCGACGAACATGCGGGCGACGGCCAGGATCGAGGGCGACGAAGTCGTGCTGAATGGCCGCAAGTGGTGGTCGACCGGCATCGGCCATCCGCTCGCGCGCGTCGTGATCTTCATGGGGCTCACCGATCCGGAGGCGGAGCCGCATCGCCGGCACACGATGGTGCTGTGCCCGCTCGACGCGCCTGGCGTGAAGATCGAGCGGATGCTGCCGGTGTTCAATGCGTACGACGAGCCCTCGGGCCACGGCGAAGTCAGCTTCACGAACGTGCGGCTGCCGGCGTCGAACGTGATCCTCGGGCCGGGGCGCGGCTTCGAGATCGCGCAGGGCCGGCTCGGCCCGGGCCGCATCCACCACTGCATGCGCGCGCTCGGCGCGGCGGAGAAGGCGCTCACGCTGCTGTGTGCGCGCGCGACGGCGCGCACCGCGTTCGGCAAGCCGCTCGTGAAGCTCGGCGGCAACGGCGACATCGTCGCGAACCTGCGCATGGCGATCGAGCAGGCGCGCCTGCTGACGCTGAAGGCCGCGTGGACGATCGACACGCAGGGCGTGAAGGCGGCGCTGTCGCTGATCTCGCAGATCAAGGTCGTCGTGCCTGCGGTCGCGCAGCAGGCGGCCGACGCGGCGATCCAGATCCACGGCGGCGCGGGCCTGTCGAACGACTTTCCGCTCGCCGCGCTCTACGCGTATGCGCGCGTGCTGCGGATCGCGGACGGGCCGGACGAGGTGCATCGCGCGGTCGTCGCGAGGCTCGAGGTGAAGCGGCAGCTCGCCGCGGCGGAGGCCGCCGCATGA
- a CDS encoding histidine phosphatase family protein: MTELFLIRHAQASFDAADYDCLSLLGDEQSARLGAWMARGARRPGLIATGTLRRHAQTADGCARAAGVDAPRLALAGLDELDADELIARHRPALASRDALLRAMGTQADPRRAFQALFAAAVARWTGGAHDGDYGCAWPEFRARTLAAWDALAGQPAREIWAFTSGGPIGVIVAALFGVPIERSFELAWPLVNTSVTRIRIGRGGARVTTYNGWPHLDGADGERLVTHR, translated from the coding sequence ATGACCGAGCTGTTCCTGATCCGCCACGCGCAGGCGAGCTTCGATGCGGCCGACTACGATTGCCTGTCGCTGCTCGGCGACGAGCAATCGGCGCGGCTCGGCGCGTGGATGGCGCGCGGCGCGCGGCGGCCCGGCCTGATCGCCACCGGCACGCTGCGCCGCCACGCGCAGACGGCCGACGGCTGCGCGCGCGCGGCGGGCGTCGACGCGCCGCGGCTCGCGCTCGCGGGCCTCGACGAGCTCGACGCGGACGAACTGATCGCGCGCCATCGGCCGGCGCTCGCGTCGCGCGACGCACTGCTGCGCGCGATGGGGACGCAAGCCGATCCGCGCCGCGCGTTCCAGGCGCTGTTCGCGGCGGCCGTCGCGCGCTGGACGGGCGGCGCGCACGACGGCGATTACGGCTGCGCGTGGCCCGAATTCCGCGCGCGCACGCTCGCCGCGTGGGACGCGCTCGCGGGGCAGCCGGCGCGCGAGATCTGGGCGTTCACGTCGGGCGGGCCGATCGGCGTGATCGTCGCGGCGCTGTTCGGCGTGCCGATCGAGCGCAGCTTCGAGCTCGCGTGGCCGCTCGTCAACACGAGCGTGACCCGGATCAGGATCGGCCGCGGCGGCGCGCGCGTGACGACGTACAACGGCTGGCCGCACCTCGACGGAGCGGATGGCGAGCGGCTCGTCACGCATCGCTGA
- a CDS encoding MFS transporter has protein sequence MHPLRSILPLALLTAVGLLATDLYLPAVPSLPQQLGGSIESAQATLAAFSAALAVSQLVWGAAADRFGHRRTLAFAVLLQLIAGAACALAPSMGALIGARVAQGFGVGAATVIVPALVRQSFGDGGAVRALAWLGIVESAVPGLAPVVGAALLVVADWRMSFWIIVALSAVAAPLVFRAIPAARATRAPAHASANARAGGYRRLLRSPVYLGYALGHALCFAALLAFVASAPQVVEIWLGAGPSTFSLMQACGVAAFMLTAARSGKWSDALGLDRIISLGALLQFAASAAFLLLAYADWRSTALVVASWMLFCGSLGLRGPASMARALAAEPAVAGRAAGLLMFFGLGGAALATQAVAPFLPLGLAPVAWMCAGFTLASGAVVLWGIAMRDRHRAAATEVA, from the coding sequence ATGCATCCTCTCCGATCGATCCTCCCGCTCGCCCTGTTGACCGCCGTCGGGCTCCTCGCCACCGACCTGTATCTCCCCGCCGTGCCGTCGCTGCCGCAGCAGCTCGGCGGCTCGATCGAAAGCGCACAGGCGACGCTCGCCGCGTTCTCGGCCGCGCTCGCCGTGTCGCAGCTCGTCTGGGGCGCCGCCGCCGACCGCTTCGGGCACCGCCGCACGCTCGCGTTCGCGGTGCTGCTGCAACTCATCGCGGGCGCCGCGTGCGCGCTCGCGCCGTCGATGGGCGCGCTGATCGGCGCGCGCGTCGCGCAGGGCTTCGGGGTGGGCGCGGCGACGGTCATCGTCCCCGCGCTCGTCCGGCAGTCGTTCGGCGACGGCGGCGCGGTCCGCGCGCTCGCATGGCTCGGCATCGTCGAAAGCGCGGTGCCGGGACTCGCGCCCGTCGTCGGCGCGGCGCTCCTCGTCGTCGCCGACTGGCGGATGAGCTTCTGGATCATCGTCGCGCTGTCCGCTGTCGCGGCGCCGCTCGTGTTCCGCGCGATTCCCGCGGCTCGCGCGACGCGCGCGCCCGCGCATGCGAGCGCCAACGCGCGCGCGGGCGGCTATCGACGGTTGCTGCGCTCGCCCGTCTATCTCGGCTACGCGCTCGGTCACGCGCTCTGCTTCGCCGCGCTGCTCGCGTTCGTCGCGAGCGCGCCGCAGGTCGTCGAGATCTGGCTCGGCGCGGGGCCGTCGACGTTCAGCCTGATGCAGGCGTGCGGCGTCGCCGCGTTCATGCTGACCGCCGCGCGCAGCGGCAAATGGTCCGACGCGCTCGGCCTCGACCGGATCATCTCGCTCGGCGCGCTGCTGCAGTTCGCGGCGTCGGCCGCGTTCCTGCTGCTCGCGTACGCCGATTGGCGTTCGACGGCGCTCGTCGTCGCATCGTGGATGCTGTTCTGCGGCTCGCTCGGCTTGCGCGGGCCGGCGTCGATGGCGCGCGCGCTCGCGGCCGAGCCCGCCGTCGCAGGACGCGCGGCCGGACTGCTGATGTTCTTCGGGCTCGGCGGCGCGGCGCTCGCGACGCAGGCCGTCGCGCCGTTCCTGCCTCTCGGGCTCGCGCCCGTCGCGTGGATGTGCGCGGGCTTCACGCTCGCGAGCGGCGCGGTCGTGCTGTGGGGAATCGCGATGCGCGACAGGCATCGCGCAGCGGCGACGGAAGTTGCGTGA
- a CDS encoding SDR family oxidoreductase, whose protein sequence is MTKNLAPRLAGKRAFITGAAGGLGRAIARRMAEQGAKVFLTDIVDAAVLDAFAAELNGAAGERVAWAAGQDVTDEAQWAARLSQASDAMGGLSVLVHNAGVGSFGAVGQIERDEWRRVMAINVESIVLGTKHALPYLEAGAPASIVNISSVAAFKQEPDYTAYNASKAAVASLTKSIAVDCARRQTEVRCNSIHPSFIMTGIVAPIVRQVGEKEAARKLARGVPMRRLGEPDDVAYAAVYLASDESRYVTGAELVIDGGMCAV, encoded by the coding sequence ATGACGAAGAATCTGGCGCCGCGTCTTGCCGGCAAGCGCGCATTCATCACCGGCGCGGCGGGCGGCCTCGGGCGCGCGATCGCGCGTCGGATGGCCGAGCAGGGCGCGAAGGTGTTCCTGACCGACATCGTCGACGCGGCCGTGCTCGATGCGTTCGCCGCCGAGCTGAACGGCGCGGCGGGCGAGCGCGTCGCGTGGGCGGCCGGTCAGGACGTCACCGACGAAGCGCAGTGGGCGGCGCGGCTTTCGCAGGCGAGCGACGCGATGGGCGGGCTGTCGGTGCTCGTGCACAACGCGGGCGTCGGCTCGTTCGGTGCGGTCGGGCAGATCGAGCGCGACGAATGGCGGCGCGTGATGGCGATCAACGTCGAGAGCATCGTGCTCGGCACGAAGCACGCGCTGCCGTATCTGGAGGCGGGCGCGCCCGCGTCGATCGTCAACATCTCGTCGGTCGCCGCGTTCAAGCAGGAGCCCGACTACACCGCGTACAACGCGTCGAAGGCGGCGGTCGCGTCGCTGACGAAGTCGATCGCGGTCGACTGCGCGCGCCGGCAGACCGAGGTGCGCTGCAACTCGATCCATCCGTCGTTCATCATGACCGGCATCGTCGCGCCGATCGTCCGGCAGGTCGGCGAGAAGGAGGCGGCGCGCAAGCTCGCGCGCGGCGTGCCGATGCGCCGGCTCGGCGAGCCGGACGACGTCGCGTATGCGGCCGTTTATCTCGCGTCCGACGAGAGCCGCTACGTGACGGGCGCGGAGCTCGTGATCGACGGCGGGATGTGCGCGGTCTGA
- a CDS encoding phosphotransferase family protein — protein sequence MSVRLDDARDVRDEDRLDAAKLDAYLKPRVPGLSGEPRIRQFHGGASNLTYLIGYGDREMVLRRPPAGAKAGTAHDMLREAAVMAALAPDYRHVPAILARCDDPAVLGSEFYVMERIAGVILRRELPAELKLDRAGVRKLCERFVDRLIELHAIDASRPEIAALGKGEGYVARQLSGWGERWRKALTDGTNPCDDVLAWLERHRPAGERRICVIHNDYRFDNVVLDPADPLSIVGVLDWEMATLGDPLMDLGGSLAYWAQADDDPAFVAMRRQPTHADGMMTRRELIEYYGARTGLDIGGFVFYEVFGLFRLMVIAQQIYRRFVLGHTTNAQFAGLGAVVRYLGERCRRVIEAAGGAR from the coding sequence ATGAGCGTGCGCCTCGACGACGCGCGCGACGTGCGAGACGAAGACCGGCTCGACGCGGCGAAGCTCGATGCATACCTGAAGCCGCGCGTTCCGGGATTGAGCGGCGAGCCGCGCATCCGGCAGTTCCACGGCGGCGCGTCGAACCTGACCTATCTGATCGGCTATGGCGATCGCGAGATGGTGCTCAGGCGCCCGCCCGCGGGTGCGAAGGCCGGCACCGCGCACGACATGCTGCGGGAGGCGGCGGTGATGGCGGCGCTCGCGCCCGACTACCGCCACGTGCCGGCGATTCTCGCGCGCTGCGACGATCCTGCGGTGCTCGGCAGCGAGTTCTACGTGATGGAGCGCATCGCCGGCGTGATCCTGCGGCGCGAGCTGCCCGCCGAGCTGAAGCTCGACCGCGCGGGTGTGCGCAAGCTGTGCGAGCGCTTCGTCGATCGGCTGATCGAGTTGCACGCGATCGATGCGTCGCGCCCGGAGATCGCGGCGCTCGGCAAGGGCGAAGGCTACGTCGCGCGCCAGTTGAGCGGCTGGGGCGAGCGCTGGCGCAAGGCGCTCACCGACGGCACGAACCCGTGCGACGACGTGCTCGCGTGGCTCGAACGCCATCGCCCGGCGGGCGAGCGCCGCATCTGCGTGATCCACAACGACTATCGCTTCGACAACGTCGTGCTCGATCCGGCCGATCCGCTGTCGATCGTCGGCGTGCTCGACTGGGAGATGGCGACGCTCGGCGATCCGCTGATGGATCTCGGCGGCTCGCTCGCGTACTGGGCGCAGGCCGACGACGATCCCGCGTTCGTCGCGATGCGCCGTCAGCCGACGCACGCCGACGGGATGATGACGCGCCGCGAGCTCATCGAGTACTACGGCGCGCGCACGGGGCTCGACATCGGCGGCTTCGTGTTCTACGAAGTGTTCGGCCTGTTCCGGCTGATGGTGATCGCGCAGCAGATCTACCGGCGCTTCGTGCTCGGCCACACGACGAACGCGCAGTTCGCGGGCCTCGGCGCGGTCGTGCGCTATCTCGGCGAGCGCTGCCGGCGCGTGATCGAGGCGGCCGGGGGCGCCCGATGA
- a CDS encoding SDR family oxidoreductase gives MTAPNLFDLSGKIAVVTGGSRGIGAEAAKLLGAFGAHVVVTSRRIDDCRAVASEIVEAGGSAEAAVCHIGELGQIDALFASLEGRHGRLDVLVNNAATNPYYGPIVDTDLGAFQKTVDVNIRGYFFMSSRGAKLMSKGGGGSIVNVASVNGVIPGYWQGIYSITKAAVISMTKAFAIECAASGVRCNALLPGLTDTKFASALTQTPDVLKQVLAHVPMRRAAQPTEMAGAVLYLASAASSYTTGTVLNVDGGYLSV, from the coding sequence ATGACCGCACCCAACCTGTTCGACCTGTCCGGCAAGATCGCCGTCGTCACCGGCGGCAGCCGCGGCATCGGCGCGGAAGCCGCGAAGCTGCTCGGCGCATTCGGCGCGCACGTCGTCGTCACGAGCCGGCGCATCGACGATTGCCGCGCGGTCGCGAGCGAGATCGTCGAGGCGGGCGGCTCGGCCGAGGCGGCCGTGTGCCACATCGGCGAGCTCGGCCAGATCGATGCGCTCTTCGCGTCGCTCGAAGGCAGGCACGGGCGCCTCGACGTGCTCGTCAACAACGCGGCGACGAATCCGTACTACGGGCCGATCGTCGATACGGATCTCGGCGCGTTCCAGAAGACCGTCGACGTGAACATCCGCGGCTACTTCTTCATGTCGAGCCGCGGCGCGAAGCTGATGAGCAAGGGCGGCGGCGGATCGATCGTCAACGTCGCGTCGGTGAACGGCGTGATTCCCGGCTACTGGCAGGGCATCTACTCGATCACGAAGGCGGCGGTGATCTCGATGACGAAGGCGTTCGCGATCGAATGCGCGGCGAGCGGCGTGCGCTGCAACGCGCTGCTGCCGGGGCTGACCGACACGAAGTTCGCGTCGGCGCTCACGCAGACGCCAGACGTGCTCAAGCAGGTGCTCGCGCACGTGCCGATGCGGCGCGCCGCGCAGCCGACGGAGATGGCGGGCGCGGTGCTGTATCTTGCATCGGCGGCGTCGAGCTATACGACGGGGACGGTGCTGAACGTCGACGGCGGGTATTTGTCGGTTTGA